The nucleotide window GCGGGGCTTTCGCACCCTGCCGGTGGAGGACGCCCTCGCCAGCCTTGAGGCGGCGCTGGCGCTGGGGACTTCGCCTTTGTCCATCGGGCTCGATGGCGCCTCGCCATTTGTCCGGGCGCGGGTGCGCCAGCCGGCGCGGCCGTTGCAGGGGCTGGCCGGCTTCGTGGTGCCGCGTCCGGGTGCCGTGCCGGCGGCGCCTGCGAACGACGATTTGGCCGACCGCTTCGGCACGCCGATCCCGTGCCCGCTGCGCGTGCTCGATGCCATGCCCCGGTCGGCGGACGGCACCATCGACACCGAAGCCCTGTCGCGCCACGAGGGCGTGGCGCTGGCCGTCGAGAGCGGGCAGGATGGGGTGGAGGCGGAATTGGCAGCCATCTGGAGCGTGCTGCTGAAGCGGTCGAGCATTGCGCCGGACGACAATTTCTTCACCTCCGGTGGCCATTCGCTGGTGGCGGCCGGCCTCGTCCACCGGGTGCGCGCGGCGTTCGGGGTGGACCTGCCCCTGCGCATCCTGTTCGAGGCCCCCACCCTGCGCGGCATGGCCCGCTGGATCGCCGCCAACGCGCCGGCCGAGGCGGATCGCCGGCCGCTGCCCGATTGCCTCGTGCCGGTGCAGCCGGAAGGCCGGCGGCTGCCTTTGTTCTGCGTCCATCCGGCCGGCGGCAGCCCGTGGTGCTACCTGTTCCTTGCCGATCACCTGGGCCGCGACCAGCCGCTCTACGGCTTCCAGGCGCCGGGGCTGATTGACGATACGCCGCCTTTGTCCACCGTGGAGGAGATGGCGCGGCTTTATGTGGAGGCCATGCGGGTGCGCCAGCCTGAGGGGTCGTACCACGTAGCCGCCTGGTCCTCAGGTGGGCCGGTGGCGTTCGAGATGGCGCGGCTGCTGGAGGAGACAGGCGAGCGTGTGGCGACGCTGGCCTTCCTCGACTGCGCGGTGATGGAGACCGAGAATTTCGTGCGCTCGCGCGATCCCCTGCGCCATGTGAAGGCGCTGTGGCGCATGGGCACGTTCGTGACGCAGGTGCGCCTGCCGCGCTCCTATGGCGATCTCGCCGCCCTGGCGCGCCTCATCGGGCTGAGCCTGCCGGCCAGTTTCCGCGAGCTGAGGCTCGATCGCGCCTTCTGGGCGGGTGTCGGGCGCTCCCTGCGCATCTTCAATCTCAACACGACGATGGGATACCGCTATTCTCCCTCCCGCATCACCGCAGGCGCGGTGCTGTTCCGCGCGGGGTCCTCGCAAGGGGCGGACGATCCGCTGGAGGCGGAGTTGCGGACCCATGTTGCCGGCGATGTGGTGCGCGTGGATCTTCCAGGCAACCACATGTCGATCATTCTCGATCCCGAGGGGGCGGCGACGCTTGCCGCCCGCTTGAAGCCGTTTCTCGATGGTGAGGCCGGAGCACGAAAGGGAGAAGGGGTATGACGTATCGCATCCTGTCTTTGGACGGCGGCAACGGCGGCAAGGCCGGCGTGTTCCTCTCGACGCTGGAGCGCCGGGCCGAGGTGCTCGGCTTCAGCGTCCTGCGCCAGATCGACCTGTTCGCCGGCACCTCGAACGGCGCCGTCAACGCGCTGCTGCTGGCGTGGTTCGATGATCCGGTGCTGGCCTTCGAGGCGGTGCTGCGCTTCGATGACGAGGTGCGCGAGAGCCAGACGCCGTGGTCCATCGCCGGCACCGTGCTGGGCAACAATGCCGCCATGACCACGGGGCGCATCAAGACGTTCTGCGATGAGGTGTTCGGTGCCGGCGCCATCCTCGCCGACGTGAAGCGGCCGGTGCTGGTCAACACGGTGCAGCTCGACAACGCCCTCTCCGACGGGCAGCGCAGCTGGCTGCCGCGCACTTTCAGCAATTTCCCCGGCGATCTCGGCCGGGTGGAGCTGATCGCGGACGTGGTGCTGCGCACCATGGCCATGCCGCTGCAATATCCCATCTACCAGAGCGGGGCGCAGACCGGCCCGGCCTATGTGGACGGGGCGGTGGCCTCCAACAATCCGGCGCTGACGGCGATCACCTCGGCGCTGGCCCAGCAGAAGGCGCTGGAGGACATCGCCCTTCTGTCCATCGGCACGCCGCGCAACCTCGCGGGCCAGTCCCGTTATCTTTCGCCCGGCCTGTCCGAGGGCAGCGCCGACTGGGGCTATCGCCAGTGGCTGCTGGATCCGTTCAACCCGCTGGTGCTGGTGGACCTGTTCCTGCAGGCCGGCGCCGCCGCCACCAGCGCCCAGTGCGCCCAGCTTCTGGGCTCGCGCTTCCGCCGCGTCGATCCGCCGGTGTTCACCGGGCCGGCCTGGGACGCGCCGGAAACCAATGCGGTGCTGGACACCACCGTGGACTGGCTCAACGCCCACGGCTGGAACGATCCCGCCGCCGCCGTGAAGGCGCCGGCAGCTCCCGTTTCGTGACCGGGGTGGGGCGGCGCCGGCTCGGCTTTCGGGCCGCCGGCCGCCGCTGGGGAGAGGCGGCTTCAAGGGACGCCGGCACAGCGGCCGGGAGGGGGGAGCATGGACCAGCAAAACGGGATGCAGGGCGGCGGGGAACCGGCCCGAGCAGAACCGGGAAAGACCGCCCCGGCCCGCTTCTTCGCCTATCCGAGCGCGGATGGCGTCGCCCTGTTCGGGCGTGAATGGGGCGACGCCGCAGCGCCTTTGCCGGTGGTGCTTCTGTCCGGCCTCACGCGCAATTCGCGGGATTATGAGGCGCTTGCCGAAGCGCTGGTGGCCGATGCGGCCCATCCGACCCGCGTGGTGGCGTTCGATTATCGCGGGCGCGGCGGCTCGGGCCATGCGCCCTATACCACCTACACGCCCATCCAGGAGGCGCAGGACATCCTCGCCGGCCTTGCCGTGCTCGGCATCTCGAGGGCGGTGCTGGCCGGCACCTCGCGGGGCGGCCTCGTCATGTTCGTGCTGGCCATCCTGCGTCCGGACCTGTTCGCCGGCGCCATCTTCAACGACATCGGCCCGGTGGTGGAAGTGTCCGGCATCCTGCGCATCGGCGGCTATGTGGGCGCGCCGCTGAAGGCGAGCTGGCCGGAGGCCGTCGCCGACCTGAAGGCGACCCAGGGCTTCATGTTCCCGGCCCTCACCGATGCCGAATGGGAGCGCTTCGCCCGCCAGATCTACGGCGATGCGGGCGGCAAGCCGTGCCTCTCCTATGATCCGGCGCTGGGCGAGGCGTTCAAGGCCATAGTTCCCGGCAAGCCCCTGCCGGACCTGTGGCCCGGCTTCGATGCCCTCGCGCAGGTCCCGGCCATGGTGGTGCGCGGCGCGCTGTCGGACGTGCTCTCGGCCAGCACGGTGGAGGACATGGCGGCCCGCCATCCGGGCCTCGTGATCCATGAGGTGGCGGACCAGGGTCACGCGCCCCTGCTGTGGGACGCGCCCGCCCAGCAGGCGATCATCGCCTTCATCCGCTCGGTGTCGTAATCCGCGCAGGGGCGCGGAGAGGGGGGATCGCGATGCGGCTTGAGGACGGCGTGTCCGCCCACGGGGCTGCACCCGGCGAGGTGCTGGTCCTGCACGGCTTCACCCACGTGCTGGCGCAGGAGGACGTGCGCCGGCACGTGATGGCCTGCCTCAGCCCCGAGGAGGAGGCCCGCCGCCGGGCCTTCGCTTTTCCCCGCGACCGCGACATGTTTCTTCTGGCCCATGGGGTGATGCGGCTGGCGCTCGGCCGCGTCATGGGGGTCGGTCCGCGGGACCTCGCCTTCACCCGCGATGCCTATGGCAAGCCGTTCCTCGCCGGACCGTTCGAGGCGGGGCCGGGGTTCAGCCTGTCCCATTCGGGGCAGGCCATCGCCATTGCCATCGCCCGCGCGCCGCTGGTGGGCGTCGATGTGGAGGCCCACGGCCGCGAGGTTCCGCTGGAGGCCATGGCCATGGTCATGGCCGATGCCGAGGTGGCAGACCTTGCCGCTTCCGGTGGTTCCGCCCGGCGCAAGGCGTTTGCCTACTGGACCCTGCGCGAGGCCTTCGCCAAGGCCGTGGGCCTGGGCCTGTCGCTGCCGCGCAATGCCGTCTCCTTCCGCCTCGGGGGACAAGGTCCCGCCGGCGAGGGGGCTCCGGCCGTCGCCCATCTCTCCGAGCAGTTCGGGACGGCCGGCGACTGGCACCTCCACCAATGCGACCTTGGCCCGGACCATATTCTGGCCGTCGCCGCGCGGGTCCCGGGACCGGTGGCGTGGCGGCTGCTGCCCATCGAGAGCGTTCTCCCTTGCGCGGGTAGCGTCAGAGCGCCGGCCCGGCCCGTTCCCTGAACTGGGCGGCCATCCAGTCGATGAGCACGCGCAGCCGCGGCGAGAGCTGGCGGGTGTGCGAATACAGCACATGGACCGGCAGGGCGGCGGGCGGGAAGTCCGCGAGGACCTCCACCAGGGCGCCTCCCGCAAGCTCTGCGGCGACGCGGTAGCGCGGCACCTGGATCAGTCCGATGCCGAGGCAGGCGGCGGCCACGTTGGTCTCGGGCCCTGTCACCGTGAGCGAGGCGGGCAACGTCAGCTGCCGCACTTTTCCGGCTACGGTGAACAGCAAGGGCGAGATCTTGGCGGTGTCGGTGGCCAGTAGGCCGACCATCTCGTGCCCTTCAAGCTCCTCCGGCGTGCGCGGCGTGCCGAAGCGCCGGAGATAACCGGGGCTCGCGAAGGTACCGCGCTCAAGGGTCGCCAGGCGCCGCCGGATCAACGGGCTGTTGGCGAGTTCGCCGGCGCGCAGGATGCAGTCGAAGCCCTCGCGGATCAGGTCCAGCTGTTGGTGGGTCTCGCTCATGTGCAGCCGGATGCCGGGATAGGTGGCGAGGAAGCGCGGCAGGCCGGGCAGCAGGAAATGCCGCGCCTGGGTGCCGTGGACATCCATGCGGATGAGGCCCGAGGGCTTGGCTCCGACGAAGGCGCCCTCGGCATCCTCGAGGTCGGCGAGCAGGCTGACGCAGCGCTGGTAATAGGCCTCGCCATCCAGGGTCGGGCTGACATGCCGCGTGGTCCGCTGCAGCAGCCGCACCCCCAGCCGCGCCTCCAGTCCCTTCACCGCGTCGGTGACCGAGGAGCGCGGCAGGCCGAGATCCCCGGCCGCCTGGGTGAAGCTCCTGCGTTCGACAATCCGGGTGAAGACCCGCATGGCATCGAAACGATCCATTGTTCGCAGTCTCGAATAATGATGCCGGATCATGGGCGATTATCTGGCGTGGGGAAATGGGCATTGTCTCCACCAACCCGCCGCCACACCGGCGGTCGGCACAGGAGCGAAGACCATGACCTCTCACACCAGCAAGGTTGCGATCGTGACCGGAGCCGCGGGCGGCATCGGCGCGGCGGTGGCCGAGCGCCTCGCGCGCGACGGCTTCACCGTGGTGGTGAACTACGCGGGCAAGACCGCGCCGGCCGACGCTCTGGTGGCGAAAATCGTGGCGGCGGGCGGCCATGCCCTCACCGCCCAGGCCGATGTTTCCAATGCAGATTCCGTGCGTCGCATGTTCGACAGCGCGGAAACCGCCTTCGGCGGCGTCGACGTGCTGATCAACACGGCCGGCATCATGGCCCTCGCGTCCATCGCCGACAGCGACGACGCGCTGTTCGACCGCCACATTGCGGTCAACCTGAAGGGTACCTTCAACACCCTGCGCGAAGCGGCGCGGCGGCTGCGCGACGGTGGGCGGATCGTGAACTTCTCGTCCAGCGTGGTCGGCCTGCTGCAGCCCACGTATGGCGTCTACGCTGCCACCAAGGCCGCCGTCGAGGCCATGACCAGCATCCTCGCCAAGGAGTTGCGCGGCCGCAGCATCACGGTCAACGCCATCGCGCCGGGGCCCACGGCGACCAGGCTGTTTCTCGACGGCAAGCCGCAGGAGGTGGTGGATCGCCTCGCCAAGCTCGCACCGCTGGAGCGTCTCGGCCAGCCCGAGGACATCGCCGCCGCCGTCGCCTTTCTGGTGGGGCCGGACGGTGCCTGGATCAACGGCCAGACCCTGCGGGCCAACGGCGGTATCATCTGATCGCGGCGGTTGCCGCAGCTCAGAGGCCGCCTGTGCCCACGTCCCGGCGCGGCCGATTCCCATGCGATTCGACGCCAATATATAAATCATGTGAAGTTATTAATTGACGCGGGAGGGGTCAGCCGCATAAATCTCGCCGAGCCTCCCCGGCTCGTGCCGCACCCAGGCGCCGGACCCGCAGTCCCGGCCTGGCGGGCCCCACTGCAAGGCGAATCTCCGATGTCGAGTCGCGTCATTCCGGTGCAACCCTTCGTCCTCACGGTGTTCGGCGCCACCGGGGACCTTGCCCGCCGCAAGCTGCTGCCTGCGCTGTACCAGCGCGACCGGGCCGGACAATTGCCGGAGCGCGCCGCCATCGTCGGCGCCTCGCGCCAGCAGATGACGCCGGAGGCTTTCGTCGCCTTCGCCCGCGCCGCCATCACCGAATATGTGCCGGCCGGCGACCTCGAGGATGCGGACGTGGCCCGCTTCCTCGCCCGCCTCACCTATGTGCCGGTGGAGGCGGAAGGCGAGGGCGGCTGGCCGCAGCTTGCGGCCCTCATCGCCACCCACACGGACATGATCCGGGTGTTCTATCTCGCCACCGGGCCGGCCCTGTTCGGCCCCATCTGCTCCCGGCTCGGCGCCCACGGCATCGCCGTGGATGGTGCGCGGGTGGTGGTGGAGAAGCCGCTGGGCAAGAGCCTGGAGAGCGCTGTGGCGCTCAACAAGGCCATCGGCGAAGTCTTCGAGGAGCGCAACGTCTACCGTATCGACCATTATCTCGGTAAGGAGACGGTGCAGAACCTGATGGCGCTCAGGTTTGCCAATAACCTGTTCGAGCCGGTGTGGAACAACGCCCACATCGACCATGTGCAGATCACGGTCGCAGAAGACATCGGCACCGCCGGCCGTGCCGGTTACTATGACACCGCCGGCGCCCTGCGCGACATGGTGCAGAACCACATTCTCCAATTGCTCTGCCTGGTGGCCATGGAGCCCCCCGTGTCGCTGGATGCGGATGCGGTGCGCGACGAGAAGCTGAAGGTTCTCAAGGCGCTTTTGCCCATCACCGAGGCCAATGCCGGCCAGCTCACCGTGCGCGGCCAGTATCGCGCCGGGGCCTCGGCGGGCGGGGCCGTGCCGGGCTATCTGGAGGAGCTGGGCTCTTCTACGTCCGAGACCGAGACCTTCGTGGCCCTGAAGGCGGAGATCGGCAACTGGCGCTGGTCCGGCGTGCCGTTCTACCTGCGCACCGGCAAGAGGCTGGCCTCGCGGGTGTCGGAGATCGTCATCACCTTCCGGCCGGTGCCCCATTCGGTGTTCGATGCGTCCGCCGGCACGCTGCGGGCCAACGTGCTGGTGCTGCGGCTCCAACCGGAGGAGGGCGTGAAGCTGTGGCTGATGATCAAGGATCCCGGCCCCGGCGGCATGCGGCTTGAGCATGTGCCCCTCGACATGAGCTTTGCCAGCGTCTTCGGCGTGCGCAATCCCGATGCCTATGAGCGCCTGCTCATGGACGTGGTGCGCGGCAACCAGACCCTGTTCATGCGCCGCGACGAGGTGGAGGCGGCGTGGCGCTGGGTGGACCCGATCCTCGAGGCGTGGCGCGCCTCCCGCGAGCCGCCCAAGCCCTATACCGCCGGCACCTGGGGCCCCGCTGCCGCCATCGCCCTCATCGAGCGCGACGGCCGGACCTGGTCCGGCGACGACTGAACGCCTGTTTTCGCTTGCACCCTGCCGGACTTGACCGGCAGGGTCGCGCCAAAAGCTGGCTCGTGCCAACAGATGGTCGCAAGATGCGCGTATAAGAGCTGACGACAAGAAACCGATTGCCGGAAGAGCCGCCACAGGATCGGCGGATGCCCTCCGGGAGGAGACCGCCAATGTCCGCCGAAACTCCGTCCGCTTCGCCCGCCCCCCTGAACGCCCGTATCGGGGAGGTGACGGAGCGGATCGCGCAGCGCAGCCGCGACCAGAGACAGCGCTATCTCGACCGCATCGCCGCCGCTGCCGCCCACAAGCCCCGCCGCCAGGCGCTGGGATGCGCCAACCAGGCCCATGGCTTCGCCGCCTGCGCTCCCGGCGACAAGGCGGTGCTGCGCGAGGGCCAGGGCGCGAGCCTCGGCATCGTCACCGCCTATAACGACATGCTCTCCGCCCACCAGCCCTATGAGCGCTATCCGGAGCTGCTGCGCGAGGCCGCCCGTGGCGTGGGCGGCGTGGCCCTGGTGGCCGGCGGCGTGCCCGCCATGTGCGACGGCGTCACCCAGGGCGAGGCCGGCATGGAGCTGTCTTTGTTCTCCCGCGACGTGATCGCGCTCTCCACCGCCGTGGCCCTCTCCCACCAGACCTTCGATGCGGCGGTGTTCCTCGGCATCTGCGACAAGATCGTGCCGGGGCTGGTGATCGGGGCGCTGTCGTTCGGCCACCTGCCGGCGGTGTTCATCCCGTCCGGTCCCATGACCTCGGGCCTGTCCAACACCGAGAAGTCGAAGATCCGCCAGCTGTTCGCGGAAGGAAAGGTCGGCCGCGACGCGCTGCTGGAGGCGGAATCCAAATCCTACCACGGCCCCGGCACCTGCACCTTCTACGGCACCGCCAACACCAACCAGATGCTCATGGAAATCATGGGCCTGCATCTGCCCGGCGCCTCCTTCGTGACCCCCGACACGCCGTTGCGCGATGCCCTCACCAGGGCGGCGGCGCAGCGGGCGCTGGCCATCACCGCGCTGGGCAACGATTACATCCCCGCCGGGCGGATGCTGGACGAGAAGGCGTTCGTGAACGGCATCGTCGGCCTGCACGCCACCGGCGGCTCCACCAACCACACCCTGCATCTGGTGGCCATGGCGGCGGCCGGCGGCATCGCCCTCACCTGGCAGGACTTTTCCGACCTCGCCGAGGTCACGCCCCTGCTCACCCGGGTCTATCCCAACGGCACGGCGGACGTGAACCACTTCCACGCCGCCGGCGGCATGGCCTTCGTCATCCGCGAGCTTCTGGGCGCAGGTCTCTTGCATGCCGATGCCGAGACCATCCTCGGGCGCGGGCTTGCGGCCTATACCAAGGAGCCGGTTCTGGCCGAAGACGGCAGCCTTGCCTGGCGCGACGGCCCCGCCGTCACCGGTGACGCCAAGGTGCTGCGCACGGCGGCCGATCCGTTCCAGGCCACCGGCGGGCTGAAGGTGCTCGACGGCAACATCGGCCGGGCGGTGATCAAGACCTCGGCGGTGGCCCCCGAGCGCCACGTCATCGAGGCGCCGGCCCGGGTGTTCCATGCCCAGGAGGAGCTCCAGGCCGCCTTCAAGGCCGGCGAGCTGACAGGCGACATGGTGGCGGTTCTGCGCTTCCAGGGCCCCAAGGCCAACGGCATGCCGGAGCTGCACAAGCTGATGCCGCCCTTGGGCGTGCTGCAGGATCGCGGGCTGAAGGTGGCCCTCGTTACCGACGGGCGGCTGTCGGGGGCGTCGGGCAAGGTGCCCTCGGCCATCCATGTGACGCCGGAAGCGGTGGACGGCGGCGCCATCGCCAAGGTGCGCGACGGCGACCTCATCCGCGTGGACGCGGTGGCCGGCACCCTCGAGGTTCTGGTCCCGGCCGCCGAATGGGCCGCCCGCCCGGCGGTGACCGTGGACCTCAGCGCTTCCCACTCCGGCGTCGGCCGCGAGCTCTTCGCCCCCTTCCGAAACGCCGTCGGCCAGGCCGAAAAGGGCGCAAGCATTTTCCAGGAGGTTTTCGCGTGACCGATCAGATCCAGCCCGGGCTTCACTCCATTCTCTCCCGCGCCCCGGTGGTGCCCGTGGTGGTGGTGGAGCGCGCCGCCGATGCCGTTCCGCTGGCCCGCGCTTTGGTGGCGGGCGGCCTGCCAGCCATCGAGATCACCCTGCGTACGCCGGCTGCCCTCGACGCCATCCGCGCCGTGGCGCAGGAGGTGGAGGGCGCCATTCCCGGCGTCGGCACGGTGCTCGACGCCGCCCAGCTGGAGGCTGCCGAGAAGGCCGGCGCGCGTTTTGCCGTCTCGCCCGGCGCCACGCCGCGCCTGCTGGACGCCGCCGCCTCCTTCGCCATCCCGCTGTTGCCCGGCATCGCCACGGCCGGGGAGGCCATGGGCCTGATCGAGCGCGGCTACCGCTTCGCCAAGTTCTTCCCGGCGGAGCCGGCGGGCGGCAGCGCCTATCTCGCCTCCATCGCCTCGCCGTTGCCGCAGCTCACCTTCTGCCCCACCGGCGGCATCAGCCTCGCCTCCGCGCCGCGCTATCTGGCCCTGCCCAACGTGATCTGCGTCGGCGGCTCCTGGATGCTGCCGCGCGCGCAGGTGGACGCCGGCGACTGGGCGGCCATCGAGGCCGCGAGCCGGGCGGCGGCAGCGCTCAAGTCCTGAGGACGGACACCCGGGGGTGAGGGCGAGATCCCCTCGCCCCCGCGCCGCGCGGTCTCAAAGCGTCGAGAAGCGGTAGATGGAGACGTGCCGGTAGGTCGCGCCGGGGTCGAGCCGGGCGGAGGGAAAATCCGGCCGGTTCGGCGCGTCGGGCCAGGCCTGCGGCTCCAGGCAGAAGGCGTCCGACTGGCGGTGCAGGCGGCCAAATTTGCCCTGCGCCGCCCCGTCGATGACATTGCCCGAATAGAACTGCACGCCCGGCTGGTCGGTCAGCAGCTCCATCACCCGGCCGGACCGGGCGGCCCGCACGCGGGCGGCGAGGCGCGGCGTGTCGGTCGGTTCAAGACAGTAATTGTGATCATAGCCGCGCCCGAAGCGCAGCTGCTCGTCGTCGTCCCGGATGCGCGCTCCGATGAGCGCGCCGGCGCGGAAATCGAACGGCGTGCCATCCACCGTGCGGGGCGGGCCGGGCAGGGGGATCGCCGCGGAATCGGTGGCGAGGAAGCGCTCGGCGGCAAGCGTGAGGTGATGGCCCAGGATATCGCCGCCCGTCTCCACCCCGTCCAGGTTGAAGAAGGCGTGGTTGGTGAGGTTCACCACGGTGGGCCGGTCGCTCATCGCTGAAAAGGCGATGGTCAGTTCGCCGAGGCCCGAGAGGCTGTAGGTGACGCGGGCATCCAGCGTGCCGGGAAAGCCGCCGGCCCCGTCCGGGCTGATGTGGCGCAGGGTGACGGCCGGGACCGGGTCCTCGTCCACCGCCTCAATGGTCCACAGCGCCCGGTCGAAGCCGTTGAAGCCGCCGTGCAGCATGTTGGCGCCGTCATTGGCCTCAACGGTGAAGCGGGCGCCGTCGAGGTCGAAGGCCGCCCCGGCGATGCGGTTGGCGACGCGGCCCACGGTGACGCCGTAGAAATCGCGCGTCCGCCCATAGCCGGCGGCATCGTCATGGCCGAGCACCACGTCGGCGAGCACGCCATGGGCGTCGGGCACATGCAGCGCCTGCAGCGCCGCGCCATAGGTGATGACCGACGCCTCGAAGCCCCCGGCGCCCAGGAGGCGCACCCGCTCCACCACCGGGCCATGGGGCAGCAGGCCGAAATTCTCGCGCAGGATGGGGGTCGTCATCGCGTCTCGCCTTCGAACGGCAACGGTCCGGCATGGATATGCCAATGGCCCATGAGCTTAGCTCGTGGGCCATTGGTCAAGCCCGCGCGGCGCCCGGTTCCGGCTATTGCCGAAACCGGTCCCAGAATCTTCAACTCGGGAGCCCCCGAGTTGAAAAGCGGACACTTGGCCTCGGTCGAAGACCGAGGACGACGGCAAATAAGATGACGCCGAGGATCAGCGGATGATCATTTCCCCCAGCGCAGCACCAGCGGGTCGAGCCGGCGGGCGATCTCGATCAGGCCGGCGCGGGTGGCGGGGTGCATGGCCGGCAGGGGCGCGCGCACGGTCTCGTGGGCGATGACGCCGCCTTCCTTCATCAGCGCCTTGCAGGCGGCGAGGCCGCACTGGCGGTTCTCGTAATTGATCAGCGGCAGCCAGCGCTGGTAGGCGTCCATGGCGGCTTCGCGGTCGCCGGCGAAGTAGGGATCGGTCACCTGGCGGATGCCGTCCGCATAGGCGCCGCCCGTCATGGCGCCGGTGGCGCCGGCGTCGAGGTCGGCCATCAGGGTGATGGCCTCTTCCCCGTCCCACGGCCCTTCGATGGCATCGCCCCCGGCCTCGATCAGCGCGCGCAGCTTGGCTGCAGCCTGCGGCACCTCGATCTTGAAATAGGCGAGGTTGCCGATCTCCTTCGCCATGCGGGCGAGGAACGGCACCGACAGAGGCGTGCCCGCCACCGGCGCGTCCTGCACCATGATGGGAATGGAGATGGCGTCGGAGACGCCGCGATAGAAGTCGTAGATGGAGGCTTCCGGCACCCGGAAGGTGGCGCCGTGGTAGGGCGGCATGATCATCACCATGGCCGCGCCCCGCTCCTGCGCCCGGCGCGAGCGCTCGGCACAGACGGCGGTGGAGAAATGGGTGGTGGTGACGATCACCGGCACCCGGCCCGCCACATGCTCCAGCACCGTGACCATGACGCGGTCGCGCTCGTCGTCGGTGAGCACGAACTGCTCGGAGAAATTGGCGAGGATGCAGATGCCGTGGGAGCCAGCATCGATCATGCAGTCGATGGCGCGTTTCTGGCCGTCCAGATCAAGCGCGCCGGCGGCGTCGAACACGGTGGGCGCCACCGGGAACACGCCCTTGAACGGGCGCGCGGCAGGAAACGTGGGCATGGGTCACCTTCAGTGATTGTCGCGCGGCACCGGCGATCCGGTGCGGCCGACGAGAAAATCGAAATCCGCGCCGCGGTCGGCCTGCAGCACGTGGTCGATGTAGAGGCGCTGATAGCCGCGCTCGGCGTGGGGAGCGGGCGGCACCCAGGCGGCGCGGCGGGCCGCGAGCTCCTCTTCGCTCACGTGGAGGTGCAGGGCACGGGCGGGCACGTCGAGGGTGATGAGGTCGCCGGTCTTCACCAGGGCCAGCGGGCCTCCGGCCGTGGCCTCGGGCGCCACGTGCAGCACCACCGTGCCATAGGCGGTGCCGGACATGCGGGCATCCGAGATGCGGATCATGTCGCGTACGCCCTGGCGTAGCAGTTTGGCGGGCAGGGGCATGTTGCCCACCTCCGCCATGCCGGGATAGCCCTTGGGCCCACAATGCTTCAGCACC belongs to Xanthobacter autotrophicus Py2 and includes:
- a CDS encoding 2-dehydro-3-deoxyphosphogluconate aldolase/4-hydroxy-2-oxoglutarate aldolase (TIGRFAM: 2-dehydro-3-deoxyphosphogluconate aldolase/4-hydroxy-2-oxoglutarate aldolase~PFAM: KDPG and KHG aldolase~KEGG: sco:SCO2298 KHG/KDPG aldolase), encoding MTDQIQPGLHSILSRAPVVPVVVVERAADAVPLARALVAGGLPAIEITLRTPAALDAIRAVAQEVEGAIPGVGTVLDAAQLEAAEKAGARFAVSPGATPRLLDAAASFAIPLLPGIATAGEAMGLIERGYRFAKFFPAEPAGGSAYLASIASPLPQLTFCPTGGISLASAPRYLALPNVICVGGSWMLPRAQVDAGDWAAIEAASRAAAALKS
- a CDS encoding dihydrodipicolinate synthetase (PFAM: dihydrodipicolinate synthetase~KEGG: bbt:BBta_2133 dihydrodipicolinate synthase); protein product: MPTFPAARPFKGVFPVAPTVFDAAGALDLDGQKRAIDCMIDAGSHGICILANFSEQFVLTDDERDRVMVTVLEHVAGRVPVIVTTTHFSTAVCAERSRRAQERGAAMVMIMPPYHGATFRVPEASIYDFYRGVSDAISIPIMVQDAPVAGTPLSVPFLARMAKEIGNLAYFKIEVPQAAAKLRALIEAGGDAIEGPWDGEEAITLMADLDAGATGAMTGGAYADGIRQVTDPYFAGDREAAMDAYQRWLPLINYENRQCGLAACKALMKEGGVIAHETVRAPLPAMHPATRAGLIEIARRLDPLVLRWGK
- a CDS encoding Aldose 1-epimerase (PFAM: Aldose 1-epimerase~KEGG: bra:BRADO1815 aldose 1-epimerase (galactose mutarotase)); its protein translation is MTTPILRENFGLLPHGPVVERVRLLGAGGFEASVITYGAALQALHVPDAHGVLADVVLGHDDAAGYGRTRDFYGVTVGRVANRIAGAAFDLDGARFTVEANDGANMLHGGFNGFDRALWTIEAVDEDPVPAVTLRHISPDGAGGFPGTLDARVTYSLSGLGELTIAFSAMSDRPTVVNLTNHAFFNLDGVETGGDILGHHLTLAAERFLATDSAAIPLPGPPRTVDGTPFDFRAGALIGARIRDDDEQLRFGRGYDHNYCLEPTDTPRLAARVRAARSGRVMELLTDQPGVQFYSGNVIDGAAQGKFGRLHRQSDAFCLEPQAWPDAPNRPDFPSARLDPGATYRHVSIYRFSTL
- a CDS encoding 6-phosphogluconate dehydratase (TIGRFAM: 6-phosphogluconate dehydratase~PFAM: dihydroxy-acid and 6-phosphogluconate dehydratase~KEGG: bme:BMEII0511 phosphogluconate dehydratase) encodes the protein MSAETPSASPAPLNARIGEVTERIAQRSRDQRQRYLDRIAAAAAHKPRRQALGCANQAHGFAACAPGDKAVLREGQGASLGIVTAYNDMLSAHQPYERYPELLREAARGVGGVALVAGGVPAMCDGVTQGEAGMELSLFSRDVIALSTAVALSHQTFDAAVFLGICDKIVPGLVIGALSFGHLPAVFIPSGPMTSGLSNTEKSKIRQLFAEGKVGRDALLEAESKSYHGPGTCTFYGTANTNQMLMEIMGLHLPGASFVTPDTPLRDALTRAAAQRALAITALGNDYIPAGRMLDEKAFVNGIVGLHATGGSTNHTLHLVAMAAAGGIALTWQDFSDLAEVTPLLTRVYPNGTADVNHFHAAGGMAFVIRELLGAGLLHADAETILGRGLAAYTKEPVLAEDGSLAWRDGPAVTGDAKVLRTAADPFQATGGLKVLDGNIGRAVIKTSAVAPERHVIEAPARVFHAQEELQAAFKAGELTGDMVAVLRFQGPKANGMPELHKLMPPLGVLQDRGLKVALVTDGRLSGASGKVPSAIHVTPEAVDGGAIAKVRDGDLIRVDAVAGTLEVLVPAAEWAARPAVTVDLSASHSGVGRELFAPFRNAVGQAEKGASIFQEVFA